A segment of the Camelus bactrianus isolate YW-2024 breed Bactrian camel chromosome 22, ASM4877302v1, whole genome shotgun sequence genome:
GTAGCACCTGGGAGTAAATCAGAAAAAGGCAGCACCTCCTCCCAGCAGACACATCACTGCACCAGAGTCTGGTGCTTTTGCACAGTGAACTTCCTGTGTAACTGCTCATGGTGGCCCTAGTCAAGGACCTTGTTGCttgtccttttttattattatcattaaataACAGAAGCTATTTTAATATTATCAGCATACATTTTGCACAGGAGTTCAATAGTATGCTTGAGTTATTCATGGAGATTTTCtatcttttgctttgttttgttttgaggggggtaggtaattaggtttatttatttatttatttttaatggaggtactggggattgaaccctggacctcatgcaggttaagcatacactctaccactgagctatatcctccccgctTCTCTCACCTTCATAGGTGTACCTTGTAGCAAACTCTTTTGAAATTACTAATTACAGCTTTGAATTATGATTCATAAAGCTTTtgaaaacatatacacacacacgtatatatatgtatccacttaaacacatacatgcatatatatatacacgtacatatgtatacatatgtgtatgtgtatatgtgtgtgtgtttgtaaactCTTAGAATTTATCCATGTGAGATTGTTTTCTTCATCCATTACCCACTCATCACAGTCTCTTTATTTACTGTGGGTAAGGAAATGTGGGACTTTGCTTGTCTTACGGAAGGTGCATGAAATATAGTAAGTCCCCAAAACATATTTgtttgaagggagggagggagaaagagagagggaaagaaagaaattgaaagagaggaaagaaaaaagtatattgGTTAGGATAGGTTTTGTTGTAGTAACAAACATCCCCCGAACTCTTAGCGGCCAAACtcaacaaaggtttattttttgTTCCTGATACATGTCCATTGCAGCTCAGCAGGGAGTTCCATTCATCGTGGTCACTCAGGGCCAGGCCTGATGGGGCTCCCACCATATCAGATGTGGTTGGTCACCGTACCAGGAGAAGTAGACCTCTAGAGGCACCTGCTCCAGTAATTAAATCCTTCAACCCAGAAATGTCATGTGTCACTTCCTCTCAcaactcattggccagaactagtcacATGCTTGCCCAGGCACAAAGAGGTCAGTAAGTGCCATCTGCCTATATGTTTTGAAGGAGGAGAATCAGAAATTTTTGGTACACAGCACTTATAAGTACAGCCGATaggaaaataaagggaaacaACCTCTATGAGCcactgttttctcatctgctaaATGGGCATGATCACATACTCTGGCATATCCACATCATCACATACCGCATTGTGGGGAGGATACTATGGTCCCCATGATGTGGTGTTAGGATTCAGATCACAGAGCAGTTAGCATGGGGTTGTGGTAGATACTAGCTGCTGTTATTACTTCTGTGCAGGCATGTAAGTGCTGGGACTGGATTTTGAATCGAGGCCAgtctgttttctaaatatttcattggACCTGGAGGGGAGAGGCAGCCTGAGGCCACGGCCCAGGCCCTAAGCccagttttctgtcctgcagatcTCCTGGGCACGCCCCGTCTTCTCGCTGCTCATGCCGCTGGGACTGGGGCGGCGGAAAAAGGCGCCGCCTCTGGTGGAAAATGAAGAGGCTGAGCCAGGCCGTGGTGGGCTGGGCGTGGGGGAGCCGGGGCCCCTGggcggaggtggggctggggggccccAAATGGGCttgcccccccctcccccggccctgcGGCCCCGCCTTGTGTTCCACACCCAGCTGGCCCACGGCAGCCCCACTGGCCGCATCGAGGGCTTCACCAACGTCAAGGAGCTGTACGGCAAGATCGCTGAGGCCTTCCGGCTGCCAGCTGCCGAGGTACCCACTGGGGAGCTGGGCACTGGCGTCCATGATGCTGGGCTAGAGGAACTAGGGGGCCACAGCCAGATGCTGCATTCCCATCAGGCAGTGGGAGGCCTGTGCCCCAGTGGGTTGTGGGGGCTGGAGGTCAGATGCAAGATTCATTTCTCCTTGATTCATCGGGAGGTCCAACCCCAAGGACTTTGGTGGTCAAAGGAAGGGAGACAAGAAGGGTGACAGTGGGACTGAGCAGGAAGTAGATGCAGGGGTCTCGGTAGGCAGGATGGGTATCTGTGCcccttcattcattccacagTCATTTTCTGAGCACCCACAGTGTGTCAGGCTCTGTGCCCTAGAAACAGCAGAGTTTTTGCTAGGACAGCAGTCCAGCCCTAGCAGAGCTGACATCCTAGTGGGGGCCCTGCCCTGGCTCCATGGGTGGTCAGGCACTGGGGTGGGGACCCCCTAAGGCCTTTACCagctctcctctcttccccctccGGTGGTGATTAACAGAGGACGCAGGAGGGAGATGTGGGTTGAATGTCTCCCACCCCTGCAGGTGATGTTCTGCACCCTCAACACCCACAAAGTGGACATGGACAAGCTCCTTGGGGGCCAGATCGGGCTGGAGGACTTCATCTTTGCCCACGTCAAGGGGCAGCGCAAGGAAGTGGAGGTGTTCAAGTCAGAGGAGGCGCTGGGGCTCACTATCACAGACAACGGGGCCGGCTATGCCTTCATCAaggtgcctgggggtggggcaccTGATCTTTAGGGTAAGGACCCAAGGGCAGAGGCACGGGGGCTGACAGCTCCTCTCCCCACAGCGAATTAAGGAGGGCAGCGTGATCGACCACATCCAGCTCATCAGCGTGGGTGACATGATCGAGGCTATCAACGGACAAAGCCTGCTGGGCTGCCGGCACTACGAGGTGGCCCGGCTGCTCAAGGAGCTGCCCCGAGGCCGCACCTTCACGCTGAAGCTCACGGAGCCCCGCAAGGCCTTTGGTGAGGGGCTGTGCGGCTTGGTCACCCTGTTGACTTGGTCCAGTCTGCAGTGCCAAGGGCCACCAGCAGGTGGTGCCCCAAGCCCAGCTGGCCACAGTGGAAAGGGAGGGCCCGCTCCACCCTGCCCTGGGAAGGGGATGCTGGCTGGCTGCCCAGCCTGGGAGGAGGATGGAGGCAAGGAGGAAGTTGCCCCCACACCCAGCTTCCAGGAGCCATTAGCCCAGCCAAGCGCCCCCAACCCTGGCCAGCACCCCAGCTCCCAGAAGCCAGGCTTGGCTGCCCTGTGCCAGCCTCCCCACTTTTCTGCCTGGCTTCATTAACTCCCAGGAATGGTCCCAaggcccctggggtgggggtgggggactctAAAACACTTCCCCAGGCAGATAGGGCTGGTCTGTGGCTATACCCCCTCGGCCTTGGGGAAAGCAGCTGGAGACCCAGAACCCACCCACTTCCTGTCCCTCAGGCCCTGGGAGCAGAAGTAGGCCCCTTCAGTCCCCCCTCCAGCCTTTTCCATTCCCAGCCCCTGACTGCGCCTCCTCCACCCATGCTAAGACCAAGTCAGGAGTCCTTCCCTCCTGGGGTCACCGCAGCCCCCAACTCCCCCAGAGCCTACTGAAGCTTGGAGAAGGTGGACGGTTGCCTGAGGCCGGGCCCTCTGGGTTCCTGACCAGAACACGCTGGAACTGGGCTTCTCTAACCCTcaccccttccctgcctcccacagACATGATCAGCATGCGTTCAGGGGGTGGCCGCCCTGGCTCCGGTCCCCAGCTGGGCACTGGCCGTGGGACCCTCCGGCTCCGATCCCGGGGACCTGCCACAGTAGAGGATCTGGTGAGTGTTCCAGTCAGGCCCCAGCCCCCCTTCCCTGTGAAATTCATAGGTGGCAGCATCACCTGTTAGCCGAGGGGCTCTGAGCATTGGATGCAAATCTACCTCTGCCACCTGCTAGCCCTGGGACTTGTCTTGGGCAagtggacctcagtttcccatctgtaaaatgggggtaataatactGACAGCTGCAGGGTTGTGGTGAGGATGAACTGTGGGCTTATATACTGAAAGTGTATACACTTTACAGTTATATTCACATTATTTTGATGTCCCTCCTTCCACCCCCCAGCCTTCAGCCTTTGAGGAGAAGGCCATTGAGAAGGTGGATGACCTTTTGGAGAGTTACATGGGCATCAGGGACACAGAGTTGGGTGAGTGGGGATTACCTgggtctggggaggggtgggagttTGGGGGAAGGGGCTCCTAGATCCCATGGGGCTGGGTCTCTCTTGAGTATCTCTGCCATCTGTGTCTCCATTCTGTTCCCCGTCACCCTCCAGCGGCCACCATGGTGGAGCTTGGAAAGGACAAAAGGAACCCGGACGAGCTGGCTGAGGCCCTGGATGAACGGCTTGGTGACTTTGCCTTCCCGGACGAGTTCGTCTTTGACGTCTGGGGGGCCATTGGGGACGCCAAGGTTGGCCGCTACTAGGCCTCCTGCTGGACCTCAAGATGACTTGGGCCAGGCCTGGTGGGAACCTCTGGGGTGGGGACACCACAGCCCGGACCCCAGCGTCCAGCTTGGGCCTAGCTCAGTAGCCCTAGGACGATGTGGAGCAGTTGGGGTGGGGGACCGGGCCTCTGCCCCACTCCAATCGGTACCACCCTCTCGTCAGTTCCCAGCGGGGTCCCCAGCCCCCCCACCTCCGCCCTGTTCCCCACCTACCTCAGCCGGGTCAGGCGCGGGGAGGGACCAGCCAGATTGGGCGGCCACCCAACCCCCAACACTTTCCGCATCAGCTGCCAAACTGGTCCCTCTGTCTCCCTGGGGCCTCGGATTCTGTTTGGGGGTCGTGACCTCCCTAGTTTCCTGACGCAGGGAATGCAGCAGGGGGGTGTTCCCCCTGAGCAAATGCAATAATACCCTCCCCCtctaccaccccccacccccagaggagCCCCCTCACTGTGGAGTCTGTTACCTCCGCATTTGAAACATGAGTCTGCTGTGAAGCCCCCAaactcccttcctccctggcccCCTGTGTCTCCCTCAGCCCAGCCCCGGACCGAGGGGCAGGAGGCATGATGGCGGTGGGCTTTTGTATCTGAATTTGCCGCCTTGAACATAAAGAATCTATCTGCTGTTGGACCTGTGTGGTGGTTtcggggtgggagaggagggtgggacaGGGCTGGGAAAGAATGCAGCAGCTGAAATCCATCCTCTTCGGGCTCCAAATTGAATTAGGAGCTGGCCCCAGCCACCCGCCCCCTCCCACTCGTTCCGCCTGACGAGGCTCTTGGCTGCAAGCCACCAGGCTTCCAGGCAAGGCTGGAGCTTCTCAGCCCTATTGAGGGTGCAAATCTTGGTCTCTCTCGAAAGAGGCTTCCCGCCACCCCTTGCCTGATGTGAACAGTGGGCGTGAGGCTGTTGGCTATTGCCCATTACAACCGAGGACTGCAGACAGCCCTGGGCCAGGAGGCATGAGGAAAGCAGGATGGGGTGGGCTTAAGATGGAGTCTCAGGTCTGTCCCCACGAGTGCTGTTGGGGAGGAGCCACGCCCTGAGGCTTGGGGAGTGCCTTGATGCAACCCTGCCCCAGTTGACTCTGGATGTGCAGGGTCTGCCGGCGTCTATGGCGCGCCGTGCTCTGTGCTGGACATAAACCCAGCGTGCTTGTTTTGACAACCCACTTGATCCTTGAGGATTGAGAGCGGGATCAGGAAAGGGGGAGGTGGGACCCTGGCCAGACCTGGAGGGAAGAGCCAGGATTGGAGCGAGGGGAACCGGGCCAGAGGTCCCCGCAGGAATGTTTGGGGGCAAGTTGAGAGGGGAGATCTGAGCCCAGCCTGCTCCTGCTCCCCACTTCCAACGTGCAGGTTATGGGCCCTgagagggggaagtggggaggatcggctgggctgggggcagggacggGGGTTACTCCGGGCATCCCTGGGCACCTGCTGACACTTCATGTGTCTGTGCTAATAGCTCTGGGTGCAAAGGGGTGTGGCTGTGTGAGTCTTGGTGTTGAGTGGGTAGGCCTATTTGTTGGTGGTCTGTGTGCAGGGGAACAGGGTTTGACGACTGCCTTCAGGTTCCAGGGTGTTTGTGGATATCACTGGCAGAACCCATGTAGGGTGTGGCCCGGTGCTCGCATCTCAGGCTGTTCAGGGCTGTGTGTCTCTGGGTGTTGCTGTTTCTAGGGGAGGTGCTGAGTGGCTAGATCTTGGGGTGTCCAGGGGATGCCACTTCTTGTGTCTCAGGTGTATGGCGTGTGCACCTGTGGGCCCTGTCTTGGACCATTAGGGGGCATCTGCAGGTGATATGGGGTGTGGCTGAGGGGCTGTGTCAGCGGTAGCGGATCGTGTGCCTTGCTCAGGGTGCTGAGTGAGACTGTATTTGCCAGCACTGAGGGGTGTGATGGTCCCATTCTCAGGGAACTGTATTTCAGGGTGTTGAGAAAAGTGGGTGTTAGAGTCGGTAACTGGGCACCTCTGGTGCTAGGGGTGAGACTGTCTCCATGTGACGATGGTTGACCCCAAGGCTCCGAGGGGCGTGGCTGTCGCTGCACTGGAGTGATGGTGGCTGTTCTTGGGGTGCTAAGGGATATGATTGTGTATCTTCAGGTGTGAGACTGTATTCGTGTGCCCCTCAGGGATGTGACCCTACTTCTCAGGGCAGGAGGTGAGGCTGCAGCTGTGTGTCCTCAGGTGTGGCTGTCGAGGGCTTGGGACTTCTGCGCGCATATGCACACGCTCATCACGTCCTGAAGAAGGATGCAGGAGAGAGTCCACTGGTCACCGGACCTCCTGGTTC
Coding sequences within it:
- the GIPC1 gene encoding PDZ domain-containing protein GIPC1, producing the protein MPLGLGRRKKAPPLVENEEAEPGRGGLGVGEPGPLGGGGAGGPQMGLPPPPPALRPRLVFHTQLAHGSPTGRIEGFTNVKELYGKIAEAFRLPAAEVMFCTLNTHKVDMDKLLGGQIGLEDFIFAHVKGQRKEVEVFKSEEALGLTITDNGAGYAFIKRIKEGSVIDHIQLISVGDMIEAINGQSLLGCRHYEVARLLKELPRGRTFTLKLTEPRKAFDMISMRSGGGRPGSGPQLGTGRGTLRLRSRGPATVEDLPSAFEEKAIEKVDDLLESYMGIRDTELAATMVELGKDKRNPDELAEALDERLGDFAFPDEFVFDVWGAIGDAKVGRY